One stretch of Gemmatimonadota bacterium DNA includes these proteins:
- a CDS encoding PLP-dependent aminotransferase family protein, with amino-acid sequence MERYPFGSGRPDPASFPKRELAEAAMRILPEMGNELALYPGTLGYQPMRQVLADRLLRREGIAPPVEEIALTNGSMQPVTLMAQMFIDQPGDGVVMEEYCYSGTIGAYNKEGAELVGIPVDEYGMRMDALSDELKKRGANGKLPKFIYVLATFQNPTGAIMPLERRKELLQIAAQYEIPVVEDHCYADTVYEDDYYVPSLYTLPAEVPVVHIESLSKILGPGVRLGCFFTKQPLLGKILQIRRDGGTSSLAAAIVYEYFREHLWTHVNNINAIVKEKRDLMFEMLGQSPDAFEWFSRPKGGLFIWVKLPDATDVIECEQIAESRGIDYATGKAFHVHHDDVPYLRLAFGYASLAQIREGIPKLAECVMATQK; translated from the coding sequence ATGGAGAGATATCCTTTTGGCAGCGGACGTCCCGACCCGGCATCATTTCCCAAGCGAGAATTGGCCGAAGCCGCCATGCGTATCTTGCCCGAAATGGGCAATGAACTGGCACTTTATCCCGGCACATTGGGATATCAACCGATGCGACAGGTCCTGGCCGATCGCCTGTTGCGACGCGAAGGGATTGCCCCTCCCGTTGAAGAAATCGCATTGACCAATGGCTCAATGCAACCCGTGACCTTAATGGCACAGATGTTTATCGATCAACCCGGCGATGGCGTCGTCATGGAGGAATATTGCTATTCCGGTACAATTGGCGCATATAACAAAGAAGGCGCGGAATTGGTGGGCATTCCCGTGGATGAATATGGCATGCGGATGGACGCACTATCCGACGAATTAAAGAAACGGGGCGCTAACGGAAAACTGCCCAAATTCATTTATGTACTCGCAACATTCCAAAATCCCACGGGTGCGATCATGCCCCTCGAACGGCGAAAAGAACTGTTGCAAATTGCCGCACAGTACGAGATCCCCGTCGTCGAAGACCACTGCTATGCCGACACAGTGTACGAAGACGATTATTACGTACCTTCACTCTACACCCTGCCAGCAGAAGTGCCCGTAGTACATATTGAATCCCTCTCCAAAATTTTGGGTCCAGGCGTGCGCCTGGGGTGCTTCTTCACCAAACAACCCCTCCTGGGCAAAATTTTGCAAATTCGTCGAGATGGCGGCACGAGTTCGCTCGCCGCAGCCATTGTGTACGAATACTTCCGCGAACACCTGTGGACCCATGTCAATAACATCAATGCAATCGTAAAAGAAAAGCGCGACTTGATGTTTGAAATGCTGGGACAATCTCCCGACGCTTTTGAATGGTTCAGCCGTCCCAAAGGCGGGTTATTTATCTGGGTCAAATTGCCCGATGCCACCGATGTGATCGAATGCGAACAAATAGCTGAATCCCGCGGGATCGACTACGCCACCGGCAAAGCATTTCACGTACACCACGACGACGTGCCCTACTTGCGCCTCGCATTTGGCTACGCATCACTCGCACAAATCCGAGAAGGCATACCAAAATTGGCAGAATGCGTCATGGCAACGCAGAAGTGA